ccctacatggcttcttatgcctgtctttcttcttaccactcttccaaaaaggccagatttgtggagtgtacgacttatagttgtcctgtgcacagattctcccacctgagctgtggatttctgcagctcctccagagtgatcatgggcctcttggctgcgtctctgaccagtgctctccttgctcgctctgtcagtttaggtggacggccatgtcttggtaggtttgcagttgtgccatactttttccatttttgaatgatggattgaacagtgcttcttgagatgttcagagcttgggatatttttttataacctaaccctgctttaaacttctccagaactttatccctgacctgtctggtgagttctttggtcttcatgatgctgtttgttcttcagtgttctctaacaaaccactgaggccttcatagAACAACTGTatgtatgctgagagtaaattacacacagtaggactctattaactaattagatgacttctgaaggcaatcgattgcactggattgtatttagaggtatcagagtacagggggctgaatactaatgcacaccacatttttcagatttttatttgcttaaaattttgaagaccatttatcattttacttcacaattatgtgctactctgtgttggtctatcacataaaatctcaataaaaaacttttaagtttgtggttgtaaggtggaaaaatgtgaaaaagttcaaggggtatgaatacttttgcaaggcactgtacactaATCATATAGCAGTAAtagtccagggaattaaaccagaaacctaaccttctggtcccaaaactgcttctctaacccttaggctatggcttcctcaTATATTTAGATAGATACAGGTTTTATTCTTCACTTGTACGTGTTTATTTGTACTCAGGCTACTTTACACACTATTATAAAATGTTATTCAGAACTGCAATTAATTTGTTCTATTAAATAAAAACCACATTTCCACAATTTCTTTTCAAACGACTTTTATTAAAGCGTTAACACAAGCTCCAGTGTAGGCTCACATCAGACAGACagtcaaacaaaaataaatcaagGCATCGTACTACAGACACCTACGCTCAGGGATGTCGCATTTATATGGAATATTTCAGGATGATGACGACGACGACATTTAAATACAGTCAGATTTACACACCATGTAACACACGTAAGCACCCTTCAAAATATTAAAAGTTAGGAATGATAACTTTTGGTCCTCAGACTTAACTCCAAGGGGGAATCTGAAACGatggacactgtgtgtgtgtgtgtgtgtgtgtgtgtgtgtgtgtgttttaagtgGCATGCTGTAGGCGTGCAATGTTTGGTGTGAGTCACGGTGCGATTTGGAACACAGCGCATTCAGCTTCTTTTCTACAAAAGAGGCACacaaacacacgcgcgcacacacgatTTACCCGCTGCCCCATCGTCCGTTAAGTGCCGTTGCCTGGATACCGTTGCCGTAGCGCTTCCACTACCGAGCAAAGCCGAGTGTGTTCTATTGAAGCCACAGAAAACGCAGTGCTTTAAATGCACAAGGACGTCTCGGGTCACCAGGGGGTTCAACCGTTTAATACTGCCGAGGAAGAGTTTCTGAAATTTGCTCCCAATTCTGAATAAATTATTTCTCACAAGCGAGTTACTGAGCCATGTGTGGAACCCAGTACCATCCTTATAGAATGTGATGTGTATAAACATGTGTTTGATaaatatatctctctctctctctctcccaccactTCCTCCCACACTTCCCCTCTCTATTTCTTGGCCTTGCCCTGAGCAGCCAcagcctccatggccttgcggacCGTCTCCTCATCCCCGAGGAACTGCATGGGCTTCACAGGCTTCAGCGTCTGGTCCAGCTCGTACAGGATGGGGATTCCTGTGGGCAGGTTCAGCTCCATGATGGCCTCCTCGGACATACCTGAACACACACAATGATACGGAGGAGTCGGATTTTACAGAGCATAGTCACGTGGTCATGGATCTACAGACACGAACTCCCTAAAGGACGAATAATTACCAACATACCCTGGTGGTGTAATACCACAGTGAACAGTAGGGGGCGGTGTGGGAAGTGAAGAGTGCGTTACAGTGAATGAGGCTCCTTTATCAAACTGCACACAAAATTATATGGGGTTCAGCAGTGACGGAGCACACAAGAGAGATAATGTTCAGGAAAATCCAGTTGTTTGTATGGTTTGTGTAAATTTACACAAAAGGAGTCACTGATGCTGCAGACCTGGCAGTGagcttaatttattattattattattatttattccccCCCAGTTTGGTCACATACCAATCCATTTCATAAGGCAGTTAGAGTCATACACACTTCCTCTGAGTCACGTCTCATACGAGCTCACAAACACCCACCACTGGCTAGTGCCCCTCCTATCCAGACAACATGCCCAGTTTTGTTCTCTTGGACTCCATCTGGCCACAGATGGACGTAGCTTCTCTACACTACAGGGTGAATTGTTTTTCTGCCACTTGAGAACAATCAGTTACATGAAAAACTCAAACTAGAAATAAAAGAAATAGATAAATAATTCTGTAGCTCTGTAGAAACACTGAAGAATTATCAGAAGCCCATCGGAGCTAAAAATAACTCAAGAACAAGTGGTACTAATCTAACTATCCTTCTGGCCATCTAACCATGCACCTacgcatctaaaaaaaaaaaaaaaatctaactaccCACCCAATCGATCTAACTAGCCATCCAACTCTAACTACCCATCAAACTGGAACTACTCTTCTACACATTTAAGACCTAACCACCCATCTAACTATTTAATTACCCACCTAACCATCAAACGATAACCACTCTTCTACCCATTTAACCACCTAGCCATCCATCATCTAACTACCCATTTAAAATCTAACTacccatcttagccagagaggatcgttcatttttgtcaacctggaacgaccatcactgaacagaggtgggtgtctatgacatctatcagcctacaatgcagccatcagcattctgattctatgatgatccatgagaggataaatacttgatactccctattagacagacagaactgaggaagcgtttcggacgagaggcgaaacgtcttcaagacttttcaagcaagtccagttgctctcttctaccaaccacagattattatgtacctggatgactgagtatcttcacagatatgaaaCTACCCATCAAACGATAACTAAACTATCCATCTAACCATCTCGCCATCTAACGACTCTTCTACCCATCTACCTACCTACCTAGCCATCTAAAAAACCTAACCAACTACCCAGCGAACTATAACTACCCTTTTACCCATCCAACCACCCACGACTAAAATATTAaactgttttctttctctctctccccaacacaATCCTCACTCTGTTCCTCCACTTTCTGCTGTATCCGCCCCTCTGGAGTCGCGGGGTGAAGGCTGAAACACTTGCTGTAAGGGCACACGGTGCAATGTGGGACGACTCCTCACCCTCCAGGTGCTTGACGATGCCGCGGAGACTGTTGCCATGGGCGGCGATGAGCACCCTTTTGCCCTCTTTGATCTGCGGGACGATCTCGTCATTCCAGAAGGGCAGAGCGCGGGCGATTGTGTCCTTCAGGCTCTCGCACGATGGCAGCTGGTCCTCCGTCAGGTCGGCATAGCGACGGTCCTGCAGGAAAGCGATGGGCAGTGCTGTAAAAACCAGACCTCGGGGCGGGTTTCCAGCTCAGATTTTATTCAATAAAACCATACAACTGTTGTGAAATAGATAAAATCACATGAATAAGATCAGGATgtagatataattttttttttaaatgcttgcaTTTATACGTGATTATGTTTCCTTGTTTTAAACGTAATCGAATACATTTCTTGACTGACAGGTGACAAAAGTGGAACGAAAGCAGGTGAGGCATAAACCCAATAAAGATCCTTTTATCAGAAAATAACACTGTACAAACCATCAGTGTGAGACAGAGTCATGTTTACTCCTCCAATCATGCGAGGAATTGAGAATGAAGGGTTGTGCAGGAAAGGGGCAGGGCattatgtgagtgaataaatacACTCCCACTTTGCATATTTATAGAAGGTAAATGCGTACTCCGGAGCCGCGTATTCTGCCTCAGGATATTTCTGTGGAACTGCTTTACCATGATTCGTGTTATTCAGTAAAACGGTCTGCTGAAGGCTGCTGTATGATGTTCACCTGGCTGATGCTGGAGTAGAAGTTGTGCTCAGGCTCCATGGGAGGAGGTGGGATGTCGTATGAGCGTCTCCAGATCTTCACCTGCGCCTCTCCGTGCTTGGCCGCCGTCTCGGCCTTGTTTAACCCCGTCAGGCCGCCGTAGTGCCGCTCGTTCAGACGCCAGGTGCGATGCACAGGAAGCCACATCTGATCGATGCCCTCCAGCACTAACCACAATGTCCTGATGGCCCGCTTCAGCACAGACGTGTAGCACACATCAAACTCATAACCTGCTTCTGTAGGGCCGAGAgagaggaaaataaataaataaacaaacatttatTTCTACACACTACTGAAACACAAGCATGGGTTTGTGATTTTCCTGACCTCACGAGTCACATGAGAGAAAAATTCAAATGtgaaatttcagaaatatttttaaaatgtccgtcactagggtggcacggtggtgtagtggttagcgctgtcgcctcacagcaagaaggtctgggttcgagccccgtggccggcgagggcctttctgtgcggagtttgcatgttctccccgtgtccgcgtgggtttcctccgggtgctccggtttcccccacagtccaaagacatgcaggttaggttaactagtgactctaaattgatcgtaggtgtcaatgtgaatggttgtctgtgtctattggcccttttccactaccctttttcagctcgcttcagctcacttcagcccaacacggctcgcgtttcgactaccaaaaaccagcacgactcagctcgtttcagccctgcttagcccctaaaactcgcaccgttttggagtggggctgaagcgagccaagccgtgccgagtgaggttgggggcgtgagcagacactcccctgtgcactgattggtgaggaggcgtgtcctcacatgcccacacacgccccgcgagcgcgctgggatctgtaaacaccgcaaacccggaagaagaataattacgagaatttctgaagccttatgcgcctcgcctcatctatacgctcttgccagtatctgttggcgttgtcggtgacaacaagccacagcaccaagaccagcaacactaacgactccatgtcctccatgtttattgtttactattcgggtcgtgagactaccgcttaaaagctcactgaatcagtgacatacagagcatcgtggacgagttcgcggagcgcaaggctcgtcgtatgcccttcaaataatgcgcgcagtaggctattgatgttttattatgagccatgtacagtatgtcgcctaatgtttttttgtttctgagttacatgttcgtttgaaggactaaatgtacaaaataacatagttgcaccccgtagtgttgaaattggtaaacacagtgcattcagtgaggtttgcaccgccctccttttatttctgactcttcctgtcaccgttgcaacctctgagcgctcattcgtatgcccttcaaataatgtgcgcagtaggctattgatgttttattatgagccatgtacagtatcctaatgttttttatttctgagttacatgttcgtttgaaggacttgatgtactaaataacatagttgcacccggtagtgttgaaattggtaaacaccgcagttgcggacattttgtagcctaaaatgatgttatgataagctttaataaagggcccggtcatttgccccgctcccggcccggctctgacttgttccgccactgtcactgatgtcactgtttgcgctgcttaacgacatcacgtgacgtccacccactttcgctaactccacccaatgtgtccacccacttccagccagcacagttcagcgcggttgtagtcgaaatgcaactccaacagccccgctcagctcgactcagctcgactcggcacggcacggctcagccgcgtttgtagtggaaaagcggcatatgtgtcagccctgtgatgacctggcgacttgtccagggtgtaccccgcctttcactcgtagtcagctgggataggctccagctcgcctgcgaccctgtagaacaggataaagcggctacagataatgagatgaaaactaATTTTCCAAAAAGTACAACGTTCATCAGCTTGAACATATATTTTTAACATACATAACGTATATTTATTCAATACATTTtgcatattcattcattcattcattcactcactcttgTTGGCTTGTTTGTCTATTTTTTAAATTCTGAGTATTTCTGTATGTATGGAGTTAATTTcttataatttatttttaaatacattctgGATTTATGTACATCTTCCTTAACTCATTGTTTTGAATTTATTCATTTCTGCATGTGTATGCTATTTTTAAAAGTTAATTTGTCTcttattttaaatatatattcCTGTATTTATATACATCTTCCTTAAGTAATtgtgttttaataaatataaatacacacacacaaagttaataaataaaatattaaaaacagGTATATAATTCATGGGACTTATTCTGCCCTgtttataatttttatttataaatctAAGAATTTCTGTACATGTatgctttttttaattaatacatttaaaattaatttctcatttaaaatctatatttctgtatttatgtcttgaattgaattttgaattttttgaatttatttttttattttcgaacatgtataaaaaaaaatgtatatgtaactatttgtacatacaaaagaaagaaaaagagaaagtgaaaaaaaaagaataaataaaataaacaaagagctaagacattacaaaacaccgcgcaTTGTTCGAAATagaagtgggaagaagtacaatactttaatttcccacccctttttaactaccccgaaatccaaact
The DNA window shown above is from Neoarius graeffei isolate fNeoGra1 chromosome 18, fNeoGra1.pri, whole genome shotgun sequence and carries:
- the pgam1b gene encoding phosphoglycerate mutase 1b — translated: MAAYKLVLIRHGESCWNQENRFCGWFDADLSDTGIQEAKRGAQALKEAGYEFDVCYTSVLKRAIRTLWLVLEGIDQMWLPVHRTWRLNERHYGGLTGLNKAETAAKHGEAQVKIWRRSYDIPPPPMEPEHNFYSSISQDRRYADLTEDQLPSCESLKDTIARALPFWNDEIVPQIKEGKRVLIAAHGNSLRGIVKHLEGMSEEAIMELNLPTGIPILYELDQTLKPVKPMQFLGDEETVRKAMEAVAAQGKAKK